A genomic region of Rhipicephalus sanguineus isolate Rsan-2018 chromosome 3, BIME_Rsan_1.4, whole genome shotgun sequence contains the following coding sequences:
- the LOC125756262 gene encoding uncharacterized protein LOC125756262 isoform X1 — protein MHRLDGWREFESTSLGKAKSERAWWFQSLQSLLMPYLHSVVASLATPILTSAREKQCSWLHQMWEEIEQHFRTLHSCLAGESLLVELLSCTMAVVPTFPAPLLACLTRLSGLAAKVGVASANNSAGMQVLLSTLYDILHSSTELDELFGSRLDPEISLECAHVANEMIAHALQLTQRQEDRLLGSHDCDQRVLNCLDLLAGLFTAERDASREESLSQTAEDITLDLVAEQLMRTPQGPQSIEYLHTVLHQNEAWIRHTLAIPASDHHLFTLPSALHLGRSCQATKEPKFNPLQAYTACMHIAQDCDKTQTPQ, from the exons ATGCACAGGTTGGATGGGTGGCGAGAGTTTGAATCTACCTCACTTGGCAAGGCTAAGTCGGAG AGGGCCTGGTGGTTTCAGTCACTGCAAAGTTTGCTGATGCCTTATTTGCACAG TGTTGTAGCAAGCCTTGCAACACCCATCCTCACAAGTGCACGAGAGAAGCAGTGCTCGTGGCTGCACCAAATGTGGGAGGAGATTGAGCAGCACTTCAGGACTTTGCATA GTTGTCTTGCAGGGGAAAGCCTGTTGGTGGAGCTGCTCTCATGTACCATGGCTGTGGTGCCAACTTTTCCAGCACCACTGCTGGCCTGCTTGACCAGACTGAGTGGACTCGCTGCCAAAGTGGGTGTGGCCTCTGCTAACAACTCGGCTGGCATGCAG GTGCTGCTGTCTACACTGTATGATATTCTTCATAGCTCCACAGAACTGGATGAACTCTTCGGATCTCGGCTTGATCCGGAGATAAGTCTAGAGTGTGCTCACGTTGCAAATGAGATGATAGCACATGCACTGCAGCTTACTCAACGCCAGGAAGACAGGCTGCTCGGAAGTCATGACTGTGATCAGAGAGTGCTCAACTGTTTGGATCTGCTGGCTGGACTATTCACTGCAGAAAG GGATGCATCCAGGGAAGAAAGCCTCTCACAGACAGCTGAAGATATTACTCTGGATTTAGTTGCAGAACAGCTGATGAGAACACCACAAG GACCACAGAGCATCGAATACCTGCACACTGTGCTTCACCAAAACGAGGCCTGGATACGACACACCCTAGCCATCCCAGCATCGGATCACCATTTGTTCACACTGCCCAGTGCACTTCATCTCGGGAGAAGTTGTCAGGCAACAAAGGAACCAAAGTTCAACCCTCTACAGGCATACACTGCCTGCATGCATATTGCACAAGACTGTGACAAAACACAGACTCCTCAATAA
- the LOC125756262 gene encoding uncharacterized protein LOC125756262 isoform X2: MHRLDGWREFESTSLGKAKSERAWWFQSLQSLLMPYLHSVVASLATPILTSAREKQCSWLHQMWEEIEQHFRTLHSPQGESLLVELLSCTMAVVPTFPAPLLACLTRLSGLAAKVGVASANNSAGMQVLLSTLYDILHSSTELDELFGSRLDPEISLECAHVANEMIAHALQLTQRQEDRLLGSHDCDQRVLNCLDLLAGLFTAERDASREESLSQTAEDITLDLVAEQLMRTPQGPQSIEYLHTVLHQNEAWIRHTLAIPASDHHLFTLPSALHLGRSCQATKEPKFNPLQAYTACMHIAQDCDKTQTPQ, from the exons ATGCACAGGTTGGATGGGTGGCGAGAGTTTGAATCTACCTCACTTGGCAAGGCTAAGTCGGAG AGGGCCTGGTGGTTTCAGTCACTGCAAAGTTTGCTGATGCCTTATTTGCACAG TGTTGTAGCAAGCCTTGCAACACCCATCCTCACAAGTGCACGAGAGAAGCAGTGCTCGTGGCTGCACCAAATGTGGGAGGAGATTGAGCAGCACTTCAGGACTTTGCATAGTCCACAGG GGGAAAGCCTGTTGGTGGAGCTGCTCTCATGTACCATGGCTGTGGTGCCAACTTTTCCAGCACCACTGCTGGCCTGCTTGACCAGACTGAGTGGACTCGCTGCCAAAGTGGGTGTGGCCTCTGCTAACAACTCGGCTGGCATGCAG GTGCTGCTGTCTACACTGTATGATATTCTTCATAGCTCCACAGAACTGGATGAACTCTTCGGATCTCGGCTTGATCCGGAGATAAGTCTAGAGTGTGCTCACGTTGCAAATGAGATGATAGCACATGCACTGCAGCTTACTCAACGCCAGGAAGACAGGCTGCTCGGAAGTCATGACTGTGATCAGAGAGTGCTCAACTGTTTGGATCTGCTGGCTGGACTATTCACTGCAGAAAG GGATGCATCCAGGGAAGAAAGCCTCTCACAGACAGCTGAAGATATTACTCTGGATTTAGTTGCAGAACAGCTGATGAGAACACCACAAG GACCACAGAGCATCGAATACCTGCACACTGTGCTTCACCAAAACGAGGCCTGGATACGACACACCCTAGCCATCCCAGCATCGGATCACCATTTGTTCACACTGCCCAGTGCACTTCATCTCGGGAGAAGTTGTCAGGCAACAAAGGAACCAAAGTTCAACCCTCTACAGGCATACACTGCCTGCATGCATATTGCACAAGACTGTGACAAAACACAGACTCCTCAATAA
- the LOC125756262 gene encoding uncharacterized protein LOC125756262 isoform X3, translating to MPYLHSVVASLATPILTSAREKQCSWLHQMWEEIEQHFRTLHSCLAGESLLVELLSCTMAVVPTFPAPLLACLTRLSGLAAKVGVASANNSAGMQVLLSTLYDILHSSTELDELFGSRLDPEISLECAHVANEMIAHALQLTQRQEDRLLGSHDCDQRVLNCLDLLAGLFTAERDASREESLSQTAEDITLDLVAEQLMRTPQGPQSIEYLHTVLHQNEAWIRHTLAIPASDHHLFTLPSALHLGRSCQATKEPKFNPLQAYTACMHIAQDCDKTQTPQ from the exons ATGCCTTATTTGCACAG TGTTGTAGCAAGCCTTGCAACACCCATCCTCACAAGTGCACGAGAGAAGCAGTGCTCGTGGCTGCACCAAATGTGGGAGGAGATTGAGCAGCACTTCAGGACTTTGCATA GTTGTCTTGCAGGGGAAAGCCTGTTGGTGGAGCTGCTCTCATGTACCATGGCTGTGGTGCCAACTTTTCCAGCACCACTGCTGGCCTGCTTGACCAGACTGAGTGGACTCGCTGCCAAAGTGGGTGTGGCCTCTGCTAACAACTCGGCTGGCATGCAG GTGCTGCTGTCTACACTGTATGATATTCTTCATAGCTCCACAGAACTGGATGAACTCTTCGGATCTCGGCTTGATCCGGAGATAAGTCTAGAGTGTGCTCACGTTGCAAATGAGATGATAGCACATGCACTGCAGCTTACTCAACGCCAGGAAGACAGGCTGCTCGGAAGTCATGACTGTGATCAGAGAGTGCTCAACTGTTTGGATCTGCTGGCTGGACTATTCACTGCAGAAAG GGATGCATCCAGGGAAGAAAGCCTCTCACAGACAGCTGAAGATATTACTCTGGATTTAGTTGCAGAACAGCTGATGAGAACACCACAAG GACCACAGAGCATCGAATACCTGCACACTGTGCTTCACCAAAACGAGGCCTGGATACGACACACCCTAGCCATCCCAGCATCGGATCACCATTTGTTCACACTGCCCAGTGCACTTCATCTCGGGAGAAGTTGTCAGGCAACAAAGGAACCAAAGTTCAACCCTCTACAGGCATACACTGCCTGCATGCATATTGCACAAGACTGTGACAAAACACAGACTCCTCAATAA